One Candidatus Omnitrophota bacterium DNA segment encodes these proteins:
- a CDS encoding AAA family ATPase: protein MLKELFADRYRYVTFDDPVIREQALSDPRLFLETAGERIILDEIQYVPQLLPYVKMEIDAKRNQTGRYIFTGSQQFPLIKDLGDSLAGRIALLELLPFHMEEKGLIQRISKKMAQPTEAFVHACLTGSYPEPSLKP from the coding sequence TTGCTTAAGGAGCTTTTTGCCGATCGCTACCGTTATGTGACCTTCGACGATCCGGTAATACGTGAACAGGCCCTTTCCGATCCCAGACTCTTTCTCGAAACTGCCGGGGAACGGATCATCCTGGACGAAATCCAATATGTTCCCCAATTGCTTCCCTACGTCAAGATGGAGATCGACGCAAAACGCAACCAAACCGGCCGGTACATTTTCACTGGGTCTCAGCAGTTTCCGCTAATCAAAGATCTGGGAGATTCGCTGGCAGGCCGCATCGCATTACTAGAACTGTTGCCATTTCACATGGAGGAAAAAGGGCTTATCCAACGGATCAGCAAGAAAATGGCACAACCCACCGAAGCCTTTGTTCATGCATGCTTGACCGGCTCCTATCCGGAGCCAAGCCTGAAACCGTGA
- a CDS encoding permease, which translates to MKEQHKVLLMVAAFLACFYLPVELLPFRNPVFEALALVRWYAREHVLLCLVPAFFIAGAISVFVSQAAVMKYFGAGAHKALAYGVASVSGTILAVCSCTVLPIFSGIYKRGAGLGPATAFLYSGPAINVLAIILTARVLGWQLGVARAVGAVLFSVVVGLLMHLIFLREERQRNQTGPIHIAEEDTQRPLWKNAVYFMVMVCILVFANWGRPQEGDIGLWALIYQWRWLITGFLAAGLALMLQRWFVRSELREWTGASWGFAKQIMPLLLIGVAVAGLLLGRPGEQGLIPPEFVEKLVGGNSLFANFFASVVGAFMYFATLTEIPILEGLLGAGMGKGPALALLLAGPALSLPNMLVIRSVIGTKKTIVYVCLVVVMATVTGIWFGMMVS; encoded by the coding sequence ATGAAAGAACAGCACAAAGTCCTTCTGATGGTGGCGGCATTTTTGGCGTGTTTCTACCTGCCTGTTGAGCTGTTGCCTTTCCGGAACCCTGTGTTCGAGGCGCTGGCCCTGGTGAGATGGTATGCGCGGGAGCATGTGTTATTGTGCCTGGTCCCGGCCTTTTTTATTGCAGGCGCTATTTCTGTTTTTGTGAGCCAGGCTGCGGTAATGAAATACTTCGGTGCCGGGGCGCACAAGGCATTGGCCTACGGAGTCGCGTCCGTTTCCGGCACTATCTTGGCTGTGTGCTCCTGCACGGTTTTGCCCATTTTTAGCGGTATCTACAAACGGGGCGCAGGGCTTGGGCCGGCCACGGCCTTTCTGTACTCGGGTCCTGCCATCAATGTGTTGGCCATCATTCTGACAGCGCGCGTGTTGGGCTGGCAGTTGGGTGTGGCAAGAGCTGTTGGCGCGGTGTTGTTCAGCGTTGTGGTCGGGCTATTGATGCACTTGATATTTCTTCGGGAAGAGCGCCAAAGAAATCAAACCGGGCCGATTCACATAGCCGAAGAGGACACACAAAGACCTCTTTGGAAAAATGCTGTTTATTTTATGGTGATGGTGTGCATTTTGGTTTTTGCCAATTGGGGAAGGCCTCAGGAGGGGGACATTGGTTTATGGGCGTTGATTTACCAGTGGCGTTGGCTCATCACGGGATTTTTGGCTGCGGGACTGGCGCTGATGTTACAAAGGTGGTTTGTTCGGAGCGAACTGCGGGAGTGGACTGGGGCAAGTTGGGGCTTTGCAAAGCAGATTATGCCGCTTCTGTTGATAGGTGTGGCAGTTGCGGGGTTGTTGCTGGGACGGCCCGGTGAGCAGGGCCTCATCCCCCCGGAATTTGTCGAAAAGCTGGTCGGGGGCAATTCACTGTTCGCTAATTTCTTTGCATCGGTTGTTGGGGCGTTCATGTACTTTGCGACTTTAACGGAAATCCCTATTTTGGAAGGACTTCTGGGCGCCGGCATGGGAAAAGGACCTGCGCTGGCGCTCTTGCTGGCCGGGCCAGCCTTGAGCTTGCCGAATATGCTGGTGATCCGCAGTGTGATCGGCACAAAGAAAACGATTGTGTATGTGTGTCTGGTTGTCGTTATGGCGACCGTAACGGGCATTTGGTTCGGCATGATGGTGAGCTAG
- a CDS encoding DUF3185 domain-containing protein produces MKPMVLLGAILIAIGIIAFVYEGITYTKRGKPVDLGIMEVSTKTSKRIPLSPIVGVVALIGGIALLTIKT; encoded by the coding sequence ATGAAACCAATGGTTCTTTTAGGAGCAATACTGATTGCAATCGGTATTATCGCCTTCGTTTATGAGGGCATTACGTACACGAAAAGAGGAAAGCCTGTCGATCTCGGCATTATGGAAGTGTCGACTAAAACAAGCAAACGGATTCCTCTATCACCGATCGTTGGAGTGGTTGCGCTGATCGGCGGAATCGCGTTGTTGACTATAAAAACGTGA
- a CDS encoding DUF4143 domain-containing protein, which yields MVYLLQPYYQNFGKRITKAPKVYFLDCGLVCYLTGISTAEHILQGPMAGALFENFCVQETLKTLLFQGYQPKLYYLRSYNNLEVDLLIEGKNLKLHPCEVKMTKTPKPQMADPIHRFKALFPKLPVGEGRILCLAENDLQLTREAKVQPLSSYWSWMKANL from the coding sequence ATCGTCTATCTGCTGCAACCTTATTACCAAAATTTCGGCAAGCGCATCACCAAAGCGCCTAAAGTCTATTTTCTGGATTGTGGGTTGGTTTGTTACCTGACCGGCATAAGCACTGCGGAGCACATACTTCAAGGTCCCATGGCTGGGGCCTTGTTTGAAAACTTTTGCGTGCAGGAAACTCTCAAAACGCTGCTCTTCCAGGGTTACCAGCCTAAGTTGTATTACCTGCGTTCCTACAACAATCTAGAGGTCGACTTGCTCATAGAAGGCAAGAACCTAAAACTTCACCCTTGCGAAGTGAAAATGACGAAAACACCCAAGCCCCAGATGGCGGACCCTATCCATCGTTTCAAGGCACTGTTTCCCAAACTTCCTGTAGGGGAGGGTCGAATCCTGTGCCTGGCTGAGAACGACTTGCAGCTAACCCGCGAAGCCAAAGTTCAACCACTCTCGTCCTATTGGTCCTGGATGAAGGCGAACTTGTAA
- a CDS encoding response regulator transcription factor, which produces MNRITVLLADDHTIVRQGLRKLLEIESDIEVIGEAKNGREAVSLAKTLSPDVVLLDIAMPLLNGLEALRQIHKAVPASKVLILSAHRDDAYIDQVMALGGSGYLIKQTSAQMLSMAIRKVKEGLTFVSPEVEKRLRAMNQTVINKKGRIKKKQCRLSEREAEVLQLVAEGKANKQIAAELSISIKTVEKHRQHLMEKLNIHDTAGLTRYAVETGAIESGARPPIR; this is translated from the coding sequence TTGAATCGAATTACCGTCTTATTGGCAGATGACCACACCATTGTCCGGCAAGGACTGCGCAAGCTGCTTGAAATCGAGTCCGACATTGAAGTGATCGGGGAGGCGAAAAACGGCCGTGAAGCGGTATCTTTGGCCAAGACTCTCAGTCCCGATGTGGTGTTACTGGATATCGCGATGCCGCTACTAAATGGGCTGGAAGCTCTCCGACAGATTCATAAAGCCGTTCCGGCCAGTAAGGTTCTCATTCTCTCCGCGCATCGTGATGATGCGTATATCGATCAGGTGATGGCCCTGGGAGGATCAGGATATCTAATCAAGCAGACTTCGGCACAGATGTTGTCTATGGCAATCCGGAAAGTCAAAGAGGGCCTGACCTTTGTCAGTCCTGAGGTGGAAAAACGCCTCCGAGCCATGAATCAGACGGTAATTAATAAAAAAGGACGGATTAAAAAGAAACAGTGCCGATTGAGCGAACGCGAGGCAGAAGTTCTTCAATTAGTTGCGGAAGGTAAGGCGAATAAACAAATAGCCGCCGAACTCAGTATCAGCATCAAGACAGTTGAAAAACATCGCCAACATCTTATGGAAAAGTTAAATATTCACGACACCGCGGGGCTTACCCGCTACGCTGTTGAGACGGGAGCCATCGAAAGCGGCGCCCGGCCCCCCATCCGGTAA
- a CDS encoding lmo0937 family membrane protein: MLYTIALAMLILWAVGLMSHYTLGGFIHVLLLIAIVMVITDFIRGRRSILRANKL; the protein is encoded by the coding sequence ATGTTATACACAATTGCTTTAGCGATGCTGATTCTGTGGGCGGTTGGTCTGATGAGCCACTACACCTTAGGTGGATTTATTCATGTACTCTTGCTTATCGCGATTGTCATGGTGATTACTGACTTCATCCGCGGACGACGATCTATTTTGAGGGCCAACAAACTATGA
- a CDS encoding BON domain-containing protein — protein sequence MNNKFLPALAAVVVVLSGTTGAVYASETDSRIESSARESYVFKTYLKDDAVKVSSQNGIATLTGTVNQYAHKSLAQETVASLPGVKSVDNQLTLHVESPPEYSDGWMSMQIKTSLLFNRNVSGLKTQVFVEEGIVTLRGEADNSAQKALAGQYAKDIRGVTAVRNEMTIKQPADHASLGDRIDDASITAQVKTALLIHHSTSGLKTGVSTSNGIVTLSGDVDNSAGKDLATKVTADIPGVMDVINNMKVNYALSNT from the coding sequence ATGAATAATAAATTCTTGCCGGCGCTTGCAGCAGTTGTGGTTGTTCTTTCGGGCACAACCGGAGCTGTGTATGCTTCAGAAACCGATAGTCGCATTGAGTCCTCAGCCCGCGAATCCTATGTGTTCAAAACGTATCTCAAAGACGACGCAGTAAAGGTCAGCTCGCAAAATGGCATTGCCACCTTGACGGGCACTGTCAATCAATACGCGCATAAATCCCTGGCCCAGGAAACCGTAGCAAGCCTTCCGGGAGTCAAGAGCGTGGACAACCAACTGACGTTACATGTCGAGTCCCCTCCTGAATATTCCGATGGATGGATGAGCATGCAAATAAAGACTTCACTTCTTTTCAACAGGAATGTAAGCGGGCTTAAGACCCAGGTCTTCGTGGAGGAAGGCATCGTGACTTTGAGGGGAGAAGCCGATAATAGCGCGCAAAAAGCATTGGCGGGGCAATATGCTAAAGACATCCGCGGTGTCACAGCTGTTCGTAATGAGATGACTATTAAGCAACCCGCGGACCACGCCAGCTTAGGCGATAGAATCGATGACGCTTCCATCACTGCACAGGTCAAGACTGCGCTCTTGATTCACCATTCAACGAGCGGTCTCAAAACCGGAGTCTCGACAAGTAACGGCATAGTCACATTGAGCGGCGATGTCGACAACAGCGCCGGAAAGGACTTAGCTACCAAAGTAACGGCTGATATCCCCGGCGTAATGGACGTGATCAACAACATGAAGGTAAACTACGCACTGTCTAACACCTAA
- a CDS encoding glycosyltransferase, with protein MNILMMTNTYLPLVGGLERSIESFVKEYRKRGHRAVIVAPEFENRPENELDVIRVPALQKVSGSKYSVKLPIEGHLSDVLSGFKPDIIHAHHPFLMGDTALRLAYEHKVPLVFTHHSLYEKNVGHSEMVQRFVTEIATGYANCCSHVIAPSKSVAELIKARGVETPVTVISTGLDLSQYKGTDGNFREQAKLPKEAFVIGYVGRLAPEKNLLFLNRAVASFLISEKKSVFLVVGSGPSKEDLLNYFKERKLEGRLFLVGELKGKRLIEAFQSIDVFAFSSHSETQGMVLNEAMAAGVPVVGLDAPGVRDIVKDKINGRLVPDECEQDFADALSWIYRQSAAGRRKLKAEARTTAERYSMPVCVDKVLRLYESLRSPDGVPKKFEEKSILSFMQRGEAEWDLLCNVTRATIDAFTPKGTELPEEALVNN; from the coding sequence ATGAATATATTAATGATGACCAATACCTATTTGCCACTCGTGGGAGGCCTGGAACGATCGATTGAATCCTTTGTGAAGGAATATCGTAAACGCGGCCATCGGGCCGTGATCGTGGCTCCGGAATTTGAGAACCGCCCAGAGAATGAACTGGACGTAATTCGAGTGCCTGCGCTTCAAAAGGTTAGCGGATCAAAATATTCGGTAAAGCTTCCTATTGAAGGGCATTTATCCGATGTGTTGAGCGGGTTTAAGCCGGATATCATTCATGCGCATCATCCATTTTTAATGGGGGATACAGCGCTCCGGTTGGCCTATGAACACAAAGTGCCCTTGGTTTTTACGCATCATTCGCTTTATGAGAAAAACGTAGGCCATTCGGAAATGGTCCAAAGATTTGTGACTGAGATTGCCACGGGGTACGCGAATTGCTGCTCGCATGTCATTGCGCCGAGTAAAAGCGTAGCGGAATTGATTAAAGCGCGAGGCGTTGAAACGCCGGTCACGGTGATTTCGACAGGTCTTGATCTAAGTCAATATAAAGGGACGGACGGCAACTTTAGAGAACAAGCAAAGCTACCCAAAGAGGCCTTTGTGATTGGCTATGTAGGAAGGCTTGCGCCGGAGAAAAACCTGCTGTTTCTTAACCGCGCGGTTGCTTCGTTTCTAATTAGTGAAAAGAAATCGGTGTTTTTGGTGGTAGGAAGCGGCCCGTCAAAGGAAGACCTCTTAAACTATTTTAAGGAGAGAAAGTTGGAAGGCCGATTATTCCTTGTGGGTGAGCTTAAAGGGAAGCGTTTGATCGAGGCGTTTCAATCGATAGATGTATTCGCGTTTTCATCGCATAGCGAAACTCAGGGCATGGTATTGAACGAAGCGATGGCGGCCGGTGTTCCCGTGGTGGGTCTTGATGCGCCGGGTGTCCGGGATATTGTCAAAGACAAGATTAACGGACGTCTTGTGCCGGACGAATGCGAGCAGGATTTCGCGGACGCTTTGAGCTGGATTTACCGCCAATCCGCCGCCGGAAGAAGAAAATTGAAGGCGGAAGCAAGAACAACTGCGGAACGTTACTCAATGCCGGTGTGTGTGGACAAGGTTCTCCGGCTTTACGAAAGTCTGAGGTCTCCGGACGGCGTCCCGAAAAAATTTGAAGAAAAGAGCATACTGTCATTCATGCAGCGGGGCGAAGCGGAATGGGATCTTCTTTGTAATGTTACGAGAGCGACGATAGATGCATTTACTCCAAAAGGCACAGAGCTTCCGGAAGAGGCTCTGGTAAATAATTAA
- a CDS encoding TM0996/MTH895 family glutaredoxin-like protein: MKIEVLGMGCAKCKQLYNNVQQAVAEVGVQAEVVKVEDMDRITGYGVLATPALVVDGQVKVSGKVSSSDEIKSWLV, translated from the coding sequence ATGAAAATCGAAGTGCTCGGTATGGGCTGCGCGAAGTGTAAACAGCTTTACAACAATGTTCAGCAGGCGGTTGCTGAGGTAGGCGTGCAGGCCGAGGTCGTCAAGGTCGAAGATATGGATAGGATTACCGGGTATGGTGTGCTGGCGACTCCTGCCCTGGTGGTGGATGGTCAGGTAAAGGTTTCAGGGAAGGTCAGTTCGAGCGACGAGATTAAATCATGGCTGGTATAA
- a CDS encoding sensor histidine kinase, with product MRLSDNRVIMKITVSQITRKYEATLRKLEIEIKRRKTAEAKLKAYEGHEKQLMVKARQMEEEVRLLSRQVLLAHEEERKEISRELHDDIAQTLAGINVYLASLEIELTGNTRDLKKKIAATRRLVVDSVDIVHRFARKLRPRLLDDLGLVAALEAFTKDFTKQTRIPVRLKSVSGLDQMNGEKRTALYRVATSALTNVAKHARASLVSVSITKLPDSVRMVIRDNGKGFDVKRDFNRSKRKRLGLIGMRERIQIVGGTFVVDSGPGKGTTLRAEIPFVDGAKG from the coding sequence ATGAGACTTTCGGATAATAGGGTGATCATGAAGATTACAGTGAGCCAGATAACACGAAAGTATGAAGCGACGCTGCGGAAACTGGAAATCGAAATCAAACGGCGCAAGACTGCAGAGGCAAAACTGAAAGCATACGAAGGCCACGAAAAGCAGCTGATGGTAAAGGCGCGGCAGATGGAAGAAGAGGTGCGGCTCCTGTCTCGTCAAGTGTTACTTGCGCATGAGGAGGAACGGAAGGAGATTAGTCGCGAGTTGCATGATGACATTGCCCAGACTCTGGCGGGTATCAATGTTTACTTGGCTAGTTTGGAGATTGAGCTTACGGGCAATACCCGGGATCTCAAGAAGAAAATTGCGGCTACAAGGCGCCTGGTGGTAGATTCAGTGGACATTGTGCACCGGTTTGCCCGCAAATTGCGCCCGAGACTTCTGGATGACCTTGGGCTTGTTGCGGCCCTTGAGGCGTTTACAAAGGACTTCACGAAGCAGACAAGAATACCGGTTCGGCTTAAGTCTGTTTCCGGTCTCGATCAGATGAACGGCGAGAAGCGAACGGCTCTTTACCGGGTCGCTACGTCGGCGCTCACCAATGTCGCTAAGCACGCGCGAGCCAGCCTGGTGAGCGTGAGTATCACCAAATTGCCTGATTCCGTTCGCATGGTTATAAGAGATAACGGCAAAGGGTTTGATGTCAAAAGAGATTTTAACCGGTCTAAGCGCAAACGTTTAGGGTTGATTGGCATGCGAGAGCGGATACAGATTGTCGGCGGTACTTTTGTCGTTGACTCGGGTCCGGGTAAAGGCACCACGCTTCGAGCTGAGATTCCCTTCGTTGACGGTGCCAAAGGGTAA
- a CDS encoding endonuclease/exonuclease/phosphatase family protein: MSKSEAASTSSGLILIQIDGLSMKQWRRGLRENNMPFVQTLIEEQKYKEYVHYSGLPSNTPAVQGEIFYGVKGCVPAFNFVDKQSGETYVMYDPKCAREIESRISNGAEPLLKGGSSYSNIFKGGAAESHYCASGGEWSQIFQVFKPSTWLLIGIFHLNIFIRTVVLLHIECCVGVYDFVRGMITGKKIIEEVQFIFMRALICVLLRELVVIGAKIDIARGLPVIHLNLLGYDEQAHRRGPSSKFAHWSLRGVDDAVSRVWKEARRAERRDYDIWIYSDHGQEDAIPYTVMNGRPVEEAIATIFGELAEVRTVNNKGHFSHAKHVEHTSAKVIAVGMGPLVHIYPAKELTGEEKERVIVELLTAAQVPVVLIPKEAGQVEARTLNGKSMLPLEANEILGDDHPFLKEAANDLVALCHHPSAGDIIISGWCQGKKLVSFASENGCHAGYGPEETRAFALLPPDAPLSLKGRAYLRPLDIREAAFRHMRCAPIEAEAPGLLNREVRILTYNVHGCVGLDGKTSPDRIARVIARQGVDVAALQEIDVGRNRSGKIDQAQIIARKLGMQVYFQPSYSLEEGKYGNAILSRYPLKMIRMAALPRLRARKMFEPRGAIWVEIDVSGFKLNVITSHLSLWPAERLLQAEALLGPDWSGSVSCSGPSVLCGDFNANPGSMTYKRIGGKLRDAQLIVESHKQKSTWLASHPFSRIDHVFVTPDIKVMKIVVPATELDRIASDHLPLAVDLKVE; this comes from the coding sequence TTGTCCAAATCAGAAGCCGCTTCCACCTCTTCCGGGTTGATATTGATTCAAATTGACGGCCTTTCCATGAAACAATGGCGGAGGGGGCTTCGCGAAAATAACATGCCCTTTGTTCAAACTCTTATTGAAGAGCAAAAGTATAAGGAGTACGTGCATTATTCCGGATTGCCGTCCAATACGCCCGCGGTCCAGGGTGAAATATTTTATGGCGTTAAAGGATGTGTTCCCGCGTTTAATTTTGTGGATAAGCAGAGTGGCGAAACGTATGTGATGTATGATCCAAAATGCGCTCGGGAAATAGAATCCCGCATAAGTAACGGCGCGGAACCTCTTCTAAAAGGGGGGAGCTCTTATTCAAATATATTTAAAGGTGGCGCCGCAGAATCCCACTATTGTGCGTCCGGAGGCGAATGGAGCCAAATCTTTCAGGTATTCAAACCAAGTACGTGGCTGCTCATAGGCATATTTCATCTCAATATATTCATACGAACGGTTGTGTTGCTGCATATTGAATGTTGCGTCGGAGTTTATGATTTTGTACGGGGAATGATTACTGGGAAGAAAATCATCGAAGAGGTCCAGTTTATATTTATGAGGGCCTTAATATGCGTGTTGCTTAGAGAGCTTGTGGTGATCGGCGCAAAAATTGATATCGCGCGCGGGTTGCCGGTCATTCACTTAAACCTTCTTGGATACGACGAACAAGCCCACAGGCGGGGCCCTTCTTCGAAGTTCGCGCATTGGTCATTGAGGGGAGTTGATGATGCCGTATCCCGCGTGTGGAAAGAGGCCAGGCGGGCGGAACGCCGGGATTATGATATTTGGATTTATTCGGATCACGGACAAGAAGATGCAATCCCGTACACTGTGATGAACGGGCGCCCGGTTGAAGAGGCGATCGCGACGATATTTGGGGAGCTTGCGGAAGTGAGAACCGTGAACAATAAAGGTCATTTCTCTCATGCCAAGCATGTTGAACATACAAGCGCAAAAGTTATCGCTGTTGGGATGGGGCCGCTTGTTCATATTTATCCGGCAAAGGAATTGACCGGCGAAGAAAAAGAACGTGTTATTGTCGAGCTGCTGACGGCGGCCCAAGTCCCTGTAGTATTGATTCCGAAAGAGGCCGGGCAAGTGGAGGCGCGGACTCTCAATGGGAAATCCATGCTTCCCCTGGAGGCGAATGAAATTCTGGGAGACGATCATCCATTTCTGAAGGAAGCCGCCAATGACCTTGTGGCTTTGTGCCATCATCCCAGCGCTGGAGACATTATTATTTCAGGCTGGTGTCAAGGCAAGAAACTGGTCAGTTTTGCTTCGGAGAATGGCTGTCACGCGGGCTATGGGCCGGAAGAGACGAGAGCGTTTGCTCTGCTGCCTCCGGATGCGCCTTTGAGCCTAAAGGGACGGGCCTATTTACGTCCGCTTGATATCCGAGAAGCAGCGTTCCGGCACATGCGGTGTGCCCCGATAGAAGCCGAGGCGCCGGGGTTGTTAAACCGAGAAGTACGCATACTAACTTATAACGTTCACGGGTGCGTGGGACTTGACGGAAAAACGTCGCCGGACCGGATCGCGCGGGTCATTGCGCGACAGGGCGTGGATGTCGCCGCTTTGCAGGAAATCGATGTGGGAAGAAATCGATCTGGAAAGATAGACCAAGCACAAATCATCGCGCGTAAGTTAGGAATGCAGGTATATTTTCAGCCCTCGTATTCATTGGAAGAGGGTAAATATGGAAACGCCATCTTAAGCCGGTACCCCTTAAAGATGATTCGAATGGCCGCGCTTCCCAGGCTCAGAGCTCGAAAGATGTTCGAACCGAGAGGCGCGATATGGGTAGAAATCGATGTGAGCGGTTTCAAACTTAATGTAATCACAAGCCATTTAAGTTTATGGCCTGCCGAACGCTTGCTTCAAGCCGAAGCCTTACTTGGACCTGATTGGTCCGGCAGTGTGTCTTGCAGCGGGCCGTCGGTTTTATGCGGGGATTTTAATGCGAACCCGGGCTCGATGACCTACAAACGCATCGGCGGCAAGCTTCGTGACGCGCAGTTGATTGTTGAATCCCATAAACAAAAGAGCACCTGGTTGGCAAGCCATCCCTTCAGCAGGATTGATCATGTTTTTGTTACACCGGACATAAAAGTGATGAAAATCGTGGTTCCCGCTACGGAGTTGGACCGGATTGCTTCCGATCACCTCCCTCTTGCCGTAGACTTGAAAGTCGAATAG
- a CDS encoding GlsB/YeaQ/YmgE family stress response membrane protein, giving the protein MENLVWFLLIGLLVGWLAGVIMKGHGFGLFGNIGVGVVGALLGGWLAGATGLVSYSALGGFVTALIGAVVLVGVIGLLQRA; this is encoded by the coding sequence ATGGAAAACTTAGTATGGTTTCTTTTGATTGGATTGCTCGTCGGTTGGCTGGCGGGAGTCATTATGAAGGGGCACGGGTTCGGGCTATTCGGCAATATTGGGGTCGGTGTGGTCGGTGCTTTGTTGGGCGGGTGGCTGGCCGGCGCAACGGGCCTGGTGTCCTATAGCGCGCTTGGAGGTTTTGTGACGGCGCTTATCGGAGCTGTGGTCTTAGTGGGTGTTATCGGGCTTCTCCAACGGGCGTGA
- a CDS encoding diguanylate cyclase, giving the protein MIRQITLAESIVDAVKDPLLVLDEGLHVVMANRSFYKLFKVSPSNTSGELLFDLGNGQWNVPHLRKLLEEILPQQSEFHDFEVRHVFETLGLRTMLLNARRIPGEEPLILLAMEDITERRDIENKLAKASEKRYELSLTDVLTRLYNRRGFLELAQHQLNVAKRLKQNLFLLFMDLNGLKQINDRLGHGEGDSAILNLSVILKNTFRQSDILARFGGDEFIGLGLESRPGTTRKLTDRIHQKLSAWRTQTTPPYRLSVSVGAAHYRPASPFSLTELVAQADRRMYSDKIRGKIDPFAGRCFCLLP; this is encoded by the coding sequence TTGATCCGACAAATTACTCTGGCGGAAAGCATTGTGGATGCGGTTAAAGATCCCCTTTTGGTCCTTGACGAAGGCTTGCATGTCGTGATGGCAAACAGATCTTTCTACAAACTTTTCAAGGTTTCCCCGTCGAATACTTCAGGCGAACTACTTTTCGATTTGGGAAACGGGCAATGGAACGTTCCCCATTTGCGAAAGCTGTTGGAGGAGATCCTGCCGCAACAGTCTGAGTTTCATGATTTCGAAGTCAGGCATGTTTTCGAGACATTGGGCCTGAGAACAATGCTGCTCAATGCCCGAAGAATCCCGGGGGAAGAGCCCTTGATCCTGTTGGCTATGGAAGATATCACTGAACGCAGGGACATTGAAAACAAACTGGCAAAGGCTTCGGAAAAACGTTACGAACTGTCGCTGACAGACGTCCTGACCCGGCTTTACAACCGGCGTGGATTCTTAGAACTCGCCCAACATCAACTTAACGTGGCCAAACGCCTGAAACAGAATCTGTTCCTTCTATTCATGGACCTAAACGGCCTGAAACAAATCAACGACCGCTTAGGCCATGGCGAAGGAGACAGCGCAATTCTAAACTTATCGGTTATCCTCAAGAACACTTTCCGCCAATCGGACATTCTTGCGCGTTTCGGCGGAGACGAATTCATCGGCCTTGGCTTAGAATCCAGGCCAGGGACAACGCGCAAATTGACTGACCGTATCCATCAAAAGCTAAGCGCTTGGCGCACTCAAACGACCCCTCCTTACAGGCTGTCCGTCAGCGTGGGCGCAGCGCATTATAGACCCGCCTCGCCTTTCTCGCTCACAGAGCTTGTGGCACAGGCGGACCGCCGGATGTACTCAGACAAAATACGCGGCAAAATCGACCCCTTTGCAGGACGGTGTTTCTGCCTTCTCCCCTGA
- a CDS encoding winged helix-turn-helix transcriptional regulator, with amino-acid sequence MSILKALSDRNRLRIFKLLERRKMCVCELAFVLGIKQPSVSRHLKKMKDAGIVDSEQDGLWTQYFLSKKRNVVSTSFVRDLSACLDGEALIRKDAKMAHRADRQDLYTAG; translated from the coding sequence TTGTCCATACTCAAGGCATTGTCAGATCGCAACAGGCTGCGGATATTTAAGCTTCTGGAAAGGCGGAAAATGTGCGTGTGCGAGCTGGCCTTTGTGTTGGGAATCAAACAGCCCAGCGTTTCCCGCCACCTGAAAAAGATGAAAGACGCGGGGATCGTTGACAGTGAACAAGATGGGTTGTGGACCCAATATTTTCTGAGTAAGAAGCGAAATGTCGTTTCTACATCGTTCGTCCGGGACTTAAGTGCATGTCTTGATGGTGAAGCTCTGATCAGAAAAGATGCCAAGATGGCCCATAGGGCTGATCGCCAGGATCTATATACAGCCGGGTAG